One window from the genome of Bradyrhizobium xenonodulans encodes:
- a CDS encoding SDR family NAD(P)-dependent oxidoreductase: MNKIDLNGRVAIVTGGAQGFGRAITERFVASGATVAIWDFDAALAEKTAKEIGDGVRVFKVDVTDTAAVEQARDATLKAFGKIDILVNNAGIAGINKPVWETDLEEWRKVLRINLDGPFIVCKAIVPVMLKQKYGRIVNIASIAGKEGNPNASHYSASKAGLIALTKSLGKELAAHDILVNAVTPAAAKTAIFDQMTQQHIDFMLSKIPKARFVLVEELAAMVSWLASEDCAFSTGAVFDISGGRATY; this comes from the coding sequence ATGAACAAGATCGACCTCAACGGCCGCGTCGCAATCGTCACCGGCGGTGCGCAGGGCTTTGGCCGCGCCATCACGGAGCGTTTCGTCGCCTCCGGCGCCACGGTCGCGATCTGGGATTTTGACGCGGCCCTCGCCGAGAAAACCGCAAAAGAGATCGGTGACGGCGTCCGCGTCTTCAAGGTCGACGTCACCGACACCGCGGCCGTCGAGCAGGCGCGCGATGCGACGCTCAAAGCCTTCGGCAAGATCGACATCCTCGTCAACAATGCCGGCATCGCCGGCATCAACAAGCCGGTCTGGGAGACCGACCTCGAGGAATGGCGCAAGGTCCTGCGCATCAACCTCGACGGTCCCTTCATCGTCTGCAAGGCGATCGTGCCGGTCATGCTCAAGCAGAAGTACGGGCGGATCGTGAACATCGCCTCGATCGCCGGCAAGGAAGGCAATCCGAACGCCTCGCACTATTCGGCGTCCAAGGCCGGCCTGATCGCGCTGACCAAATCGCTCGGCAAGGAGCTCGCCGCGCACGACATCCTCGTCAATGCGGTGACGCCGGCCGCGGCAAAGACCGCGATCTTCGACCAGATGACGCAGCAGCATATCGACTTCATGCTGTCGAAAATCCCCAAGGCGCGCTTCGTGCTGGTGGAAGAGCTCGCTGCGATGGTGAGCTGGCTCG
- a CDS encoding IlvD/Edd family dehydratase, which produces MTKKPTNGHAPASNGARRHLRSQEWFNNPHNPGMTALYMERYLNYGLTRAELQSGKPIIGIAQTGNDLSPCNRHHIELAHRVREGIREAGGIAMEFPTHPIQETGKRPTAALDRNLAYLGLVEILYGYPLDGVVLTTGCDKTTPACMMAAATVNLPAIVLSGGPMLNGWHAGERTGSGTIVWKSRERLAAGEIDYEEFMEIVASSAPSVGHCNTMGTASTMNGLAEALGFSLPGCAAIPAPYRERGQIAYETGKRAVEMVWEDLKPSDILTRKAFENCIVINSAIGGSTNAPIHINALARHIGVELSIDDWQKFGHDVPLLVNMQPAGFYLGEEFHRAGGVPAVVRELMKHKRIHEDAVTVNGRGIGENCKDAPKPDNDVIWAYDKPLVKDAGFLVLKGNLFDSAIMKTSVISKEFRDRYLSNPKDLNAFEGRAVVFEGPEDYHARIDDASLDIDERCVLFIRGTGPIGYPGGAEVVNMQPPAALIKRGILALPCIGDGRQSGTSGSPSILNASPEAAANGGLAILTTGDKVRIDLNKGTANILISDDEVKKRHAALMADGGFKHPANQTPWQEIYRNTVGQQSTGACMELATRYQNVAGTFGVARDNH; this is translated from the coding sequence ATGACAAAAAAGCCGACCAATGGGCACGCGCCCGCCAGCAACGGCGCTCGCCGCCATCTCCGCTCGCAGGAATGGTTCAACAACCCGCATAATCCGGGCATGACTGCGCTCTACATGGAGCGCTATCTGAATTACGGCCTCACCCGCGCCGAGCTCCAGTCCGGCAAGCCGATCATCGGCATCGCCCAGACCGGCAACGACCTCTCCCCGTGCAACCGCCACCATATCGAGCTGGCCCACCGCGTCCGCGAAGGCATCCGCGAGGCCGGCGGCATCGCGATGGAATTCCCGACCCACCCGATCCAGGAGACCGGCAAGCGCCCGACCGCGGCGCTCGACCGCAACCTCGCTTATCTCGGCCTCGTCGAGATCCTCTACGGCTATCCGCTCGACGGCGTGGTGCTGACCACCGGCTGCGACAAGACCACCCCGGCCTGCATGATGGCGGCGGCAACGGTCAACCTGCCCGCGATCGTGCTGTCGGGCGGCCCGATGCTCAACGGCTGGCATGCCGGCGAGCGCACCGGCTCCGGCACCATCGTCTGGAAGTCGCGCGAGCGGCTCGCCGCCGGCGAGATCGACTATGAGGAGTTCATGGAGATCGTGGCGTCCTCGGCGCCCTCGGTCGGCCATTGCAACACGATGGGCACCGCCTCGACCATGAACGGGCTTGCCGAAGCGCTCGGCTTCTCGCTGCCGGGCTGCGCCGCGATCCCCGCGCCTTATCGCGAGCGCGGCCAGATCGCCTACGAGACCGGCAAGCGCGCCGTCGAGATGGTGTGGGAAGACCTGAAACCCTCGGACATCCTGACCCGCAAGGCGTTCGAGAACTGCATCGTCATCAACTCGGCGATCGGTGGCTCGACCAACGCGCCGATCCACATCAACGCGCTGGCCCGCCACATCGGCGTCGAGCTCTCCATCGACGACTGGCAGAAATTCGGCCACGACGTGCCGCTGTTGGTCAACATGCAGCCGGCCGGCTTCTATCTCGGCGAGGAATTCCACCGCGCCGGCGGCGTGCCGGCCGTGGTGCGCGAATTGATGAAGCACAAGCGCATCCACGAGGATGCCGTCACGGTCAACGGCCGCGGCATCGGCGAGAACTGCAAGGATGCGCCCAAGCCCGACAATGACGTGATCTGGGCTTACGACAAGCCGCTGGTGAAGGACGCCGGATTCCTGGTGCTGAAGGGCAATCTGTTCGATTCCGCGATCATGAAGACCAGCGTGATCTCCAAGGAATTCCGCGACCGCTATCTCAGCAACCCGAAGGACCTCAACGCGTTCGAGGGCCGCGCCGTCGTGTTCGAGGGTCCCGAGGATTATCACGCGCGCATCGACGATGCCTCGCTCGACATCGACGAGCGTTGCGTGCTGTTCATCCGCGGCACTGGCCCGATCGGCTACCCCGGTGGCGCCGAGGTCGTGAACATGCAGCCGCCGGCGGCGCTGATCAAGCGCGGCATCCTCGCCCTGCCCTGCATCGGCGACGGCCGCCAGTCCGGCACCTCGGGCTCGCCCTCGATCCTGAACGCTTCGCCGGAAGCCGCCGCCAATGGCGGCCTCGCGATCCTGACGACGGGCGACAAGGTGCGCATCGACCTCAACAAGGGCACCGCCAACATCCTGATCTCGGACGACGAGGTGAAGAAGCGCCACGCCGCGCTGATGGCCGATGGCGGCTTCAAGCATCCGGCGAACCAGACGCCGTGGCAGGAGATCTATCGCAATACGGTCGGTCAGCAATCGACCGGCGCCTGCATGGAGCTCGCCACGCGCTACCAGAACGTCGCCGGCACGTTTGGTGTGGCCAGAGACAACCACTAA
- a CDS encoding SDR family oxidoreductase: MADRLKGKRAVITAAAAGIGRACAIAFAREGATVIATDINESGIAGLTKEGIAEVAKLDVRNTADVNAFAKRVGKIDILLNAAGFVHHGTILECSEEDFDFSFDLNVKSMHRTIRAFLPDMLAGGGGSIVNISSCAALRPPANRYVYSSSKAAVSLLTRAVALDFITKGIRCNSICPGTVETPSMLDRAAAQGPQGKEMFVSRQKMGRLGTADEIASMAVYLGSDESAFTTGVDLVVDGGYML, encoded by the coding sequence ATGGCAGACCGCCTCAAGGGTAAGCGCGCCGTCATCACGGCTGCAGCCGCAGGCATCGGACGCGCGTGCGCCATCGCGTTCGCGCGTGAAGGCGCAACCGTCATTGCCACAGACATCAACGAGTCCGGCATCGCTGGCTTGACCAAGGAAGGCATCGCCGAGGTCGCCAAGCTCGACGTCCGCAACACCGCCGACGTCAACGCGTTTGCAAAACGCGTCGGCAAGATCGATATCCTGCTCAACGCGGCCGGCTTCGTGCACCACGGCACCATCCTGGAGTGCTCGGAAGAAGATTTCGATTTCTCGTTCGACCTCAACGTCAAGTCGATGCATCGGACCATCAGGGCGTTCCTGCCCGACATGCTGGCGGGTGGCGGCGGCAGCATCGTCAACATCTCGTCCTGCGCCGCGCTGCGGCCGCCGGCCAATCGTTACGTCTACAGCTCATCGAAGGCCGCGGTGTCGCTGCTGACGCGCGCGGTCGCGCTCGACTTCATCACCAAGGGCATCCGCTGCAACTCGATCTGCCCCGGCACCGTCGAGACCCCCTCGATGCTCGACCGCGCCGCTGCCCAAGGGCCGCAGGGCAAGGAGATGTTCGTCTCCCGCCAGAAGATGGGCCGGCTCGGCACCGCCGACGAGATCGCGTCCATGGCGGTCTATCTCGGCAGTGACGAGAGCGCCTTCACCACCGGCGTCGACCTCGTCGTCGACGGCGGCTACATGCTGTGA